In one Lolium rigidum isolate FL_2022 chromosome 3, APGP_CSIRO_Lrig_0.1, whole genome shotgun sequence genomic region, the following are encoded:
- the LOC124704621 gene encoding probable CoA ligase CCL12, whose product MEDIGPQLLGSLYKDPISSFNLFHKFSVENQEVYWKMVLKTLSVKFLREPKSILDTSDQSKKGGTWFQGAVLNIAECCLLPWPSQNKTDDSTAIVWRDEGLDDYPVNRMSLKELRTQVMIVANALDTMFQKGDRIAIDMPMTCNAVIVYLAIILGGFVVVSIADSFAPQEIGTRMRVSNAKAIFTQDFIIRGRKKFPLYSRVMEGTSSKAIVIPAAGDCLGVTPRDGDISWKDFLSRAAGRSSMYSPVYQSADALINILFSSGTTGDPKAIPWTQLCPIRCGADTWGHLDVRPRDIGCWPTNLGWVMGPIILFSCFLTGATLALYHGSPLGRGFCKFVQDARVNVLGTVPSLVKSWKSGNLTEGLDWTKIRVLATTGEASDIDDNLWLSSRACYKPIVECCGGTELASSYIQGSLLQPQAFGAFSGASMSTGFVILDEQGNPYPDDLPCAGEVGLFPLYFGASDRLLNADHNKVYFDGMPIYRGRQLRRHGDIIQRTVGGYYIVQGRADDTMNLGGIKTSSVEIERVCNRADEGLLETAAVSIKPSGGGPEQLAILAVLKDRSAPYDANLLKSRFQKAIQRNLNPLFKVSYVKVVSEFPRTASNKLLRRVLRDQLKQELTNRSKL is encoded by the exons ATGGAGGATATCGGACCTCAGCTGCTAGGATCATTGTATAAGGACCCGATTTCGAGCTTTAATCTCTTCCACAAGTTCTCAGTAGAGAATCAGGAG GTCTACTGGAAGATGGTGCTAAAGACACTCTCAGTCAAGTTCCTGCGAGAACCAAAGTCGATTCTAGATACATCGGATCAATCAAAGAAAGGAGGAACATGGTTCCAAGGTGCAGTGCTTAACATTGCTGAATGTTGTCTGCTACCTTGGCCTTCCCAAAACAAGACAGATGACAGCACGGCTATTGTCTGGAGGGATGAGGGCCTTGATGATTATCCGGTGAACCGTATGTCATTGAAGGAGCTCCGAACTCAAGTGAT GATTGTTGCAAATGCCCTTGATACCATGTTCCAAAAGGGGGACCGGATTGCAATAGACATGCCTATGACATGCAATGCGGTCATCGTGTATTTGGCAATCATCCTTGGTGGCTTCGTTGTTGTGTCGATAGCAGACAGTTTTGCACCTCAGGAGATTGGCACTCGCATGAGGGTCTCAAATGCAAAGGCAATTTTTACTCAG GATTTCATAATTAGGGGAAGGAAGAAATTTCCACTTTACAG CCGTGTCATGGAAGGGACTTCATCCAAAGCTATTGTAATTCCTGCAGCTGGAGACTGTCTTGGAGTTACACCAAGGGATGGTGATATATCCTGGAAAGATTTTCTTTCTCGTGCTGCTGGAAG GTCATCCATGTACTCTCCAGTTTATCAATCTGCAGACGCGCTAATTAATATACTGTTTTCATCGGGAACAACTG GAGATCCAAAAGCTATACCGTGGACACAGCTTTGTCCCATAAGATGTGGAGCTGATACCTGGGGACATTTGGATGTTCGTCCGCGTGACATAGGTTGCTGGCCTACAAATCTGGGTTGGGTTATGGGACCTATAATATTGTTCTCATGCTTTCTAACTGGTGCAACTTTGGCTTTGTATCATGGTTCTCCGCTTGGACGTGGTTTCTGCAAGTTTGTGCAG GATGCCCGTGTGAATGTGTTGGGAACTGTCCCTAGCTTGGTGAAGTCATGGAAATCTGGGAATCTGACTGAAGGGCTAGACTGGACCAAAATCAG GGTACTTGCCACAACAGGGGAGGCTTCTGATATTGATGATAATTTGTGGCTATCTTCCCGTGCCTGCTACAAGCCCATTGTTGAGTGCTGTGGGGGCACGGAGCTGGCATCCTCATACATTCAAGGGAGTCTTTTACAACCACAAGCTTTTGGAGCTTTCAGTGGTGCATCAATGTCCACTGGTTTTGTCATACTTGATGAACAGGGAAATCCATAT CCTGATGATCTACCTTGTGCTGGAGAAGTGGGTCTCTTCCCTTTATATTTTGGTGCTAGTGATAGGCTTCTCAATGCTGACCACAATAAGGTTTACTTTGATGGAATGCCCATTTACAGAGGACGG CAACTCCGACGACATGGAGATATAATCCAGAGGACAGTAGGTGGTTACTATATCGTACAGGGCAGAGCAGACGACACTATGAATCTTGGAGGAATTAAG ACAAGTTCTGTAGAGATCGAACGGGTTTGTAATAGAGCCGATGAGGGTCTACTAGAAACAGCAGCAGTTAGCATCAAACCTTCTGGTGGTGGACCAGAACAACTGGCTATCTTGGCAGTGCTAAAAGATAGATCTGCACCATATGACGCAAATCTTTTAAAGAGCAGGTTTCAGAAAGCCATCCAGAGGAACCTCAATCCTCTTTTCAAG GTGAGCTACGTCAAAGTCGTCTCCGAGTTCCCGAGAACTGCTTCAAACAAGCTGCTGAGAAGGGTCCTAAGGGATCAGTTGAAGCAAGAACTCACAAATCGTAGCAAGCTATAA
- the LOC124704623 gene encoding signal peptidase complex catalytic subunit SEC11A-like, with amino-acid sequence MGFVGDQVESIRSIQVRQALAQIISLGMIVTSALIIWKGLMVATGSESPVVVVLSGSMEPGFKRGDILFLRMSKQPIRTGEIVVFNVDGREIPIVHRVIKVHERQESGEVDILTKGDNNFGDDRLLYAHGQNWLQQHHIMGRAVGFLPYVGWVTIVMTEQPIIKYLLIGALGLLVITSKD; translated from the exons ATGGGGTTCGTCGGCGACCAGGTGGAGTCGATCCGCTCGATACAGGTCCGCCAGGCGCTCGCGCAGATCATCAGCCTCG GTATGATCGTGACGTCGGCATTGATCATATGGAAGGGATTGATGGTCGCGACTGGGAGCGAGTCCCCAGTGGTCGTTGTTCTTTCTGGTAGCATGGAGCCTGGATTTAAGAGG GGTGATATCCTGTTTTTGCGCATGAGCAAACAGCCCATCCGAACTGGAgaaattgttgtttttaatgtTGAT GGCCGTGAAATTCCGATTGTTCACCGTGTGATTAAG GTTCATGAACGCCAGGAAAGTGGAGAAGTTGATATCCTCACGAAAG GCGATAACAATTTTGGCGATGACCGGCTCTTGTATGCGCATGGTCAGAATTGGCTTCAGCAGCATCACATTATGGGACGGGCTGTAGG CTTTCTTCCATATGTCGGGTGGGTTACGATTGTGATGACTGAGCAGCCGATAATCAAG TATCTTCTGATCGGCGCGCTGGGGCTGCTGGTGATAACATCGAAAGACTGA
- the LOC124704622 gene encoding probable LRR receptor-like serine/threonine-protein kinase At3g47570, which translates to MFPALNLRLLLHLLLLATASYSHALASSNETDLDALLEFKAGLNRQSADAFASWNKTTDFCKWRGVICSLRHKQRVSALNLSSSGLLGYITPSIGNLTYLRSLDLSYNLLQGDIPQTIGQLMQMSYLDLSNNSLQGEMPRTIGQLPQLTYLYLSNNSLQGEIAHGLRNCTRLASVKLDLNKLDRRIPEWLGELSRIETISIGKNRFTGIIPQSLGNLSSLRRLYLNENQLSGPIPESLGKLRKLEGLALQVNHLSGNIPGTLFNISSLVHVGLQMNQLNGTLPSNLGPNIRRLILALNHFTGRIPASIANATTTQSMDLSGNKINGIVPPEIGTLCPKYLMLNQNHLKATNVQDWGFITLLTNCTSLRWLTLQNNKFSGGFPTSVANLSGQLEALDIRYNEISGKIPLGIGSFPKLFKLGLSGNHFTGPIPDSIGRLTRLQFLTLENNQLSGMIPSSLGNLTRLQHLSADNNILEGPLPISIGNLQQLVSATFSNNALSGRLPGEIFSLSSLSYILDLSRNHFSSSLPSQVGGLTKLTYLYIHENNLSGMLPDALSNCQSLMELRLDGNYFNGMIPLSISRMQGLVLLNLTKNRLTGGIPQDLGLMNGLNELYLAHNSLSAKIPKTLESMTSLYRLDISFNLLDGQVPGHGVFTNLTGFTFYGNAKLCGGIQELHLPSCPAKTVGHGQRITRVIRNAVIPSITIISVCFIMAVCFFSLKNKLRLPSTSVAPSLTGDMYPRVSYSNLFQATNGFATDNLVGTGRYGCVYKGMMTLNKSVRTMAVKVFDLEQAGSSECFLAECKALGKIRHRNLIGVITCCSCSDFKQNDFKAIVLDFMPYGGLDKWLHPGIYASNPVKVLTLMQRLSIASDIAAGLDYLHNHCRPTIVHCDFKPSNILLGDDMVAHVGDFGLAKILADPEGEQLVNSTSSVVGTIGYVPPEYGEGSQISPSADVHSFGIVLLEMFTGKAPTHPMYTDGLTLLENVKSAYPAQLMEIIDPFLLSVEKTRRDINSYMYSVTRLALACSRKRLTERLSMGDVLAEMNKIKACCVVEVIRECSSE; encoded by the exons ATGTTTCCTGCACTAAATTTGCGCCTCTTGCTTCATCTGCTTCTACTGGCGACGGCTTCGTATTCTCATGCACTGGCGTCCAGCAACGAGACTGATCTCGATGCCTTGCTAGAATTCAAGGCAGGTCTAAACCGCCAGTCAGCTGATGCATTCGCTTCATGGAACAAAACCACTGATTTCTGCAAGTGGCGTGGTGTCATCTGCAGCCTCAGGCATAAGCAAAGGGTATCTGCCCTGAACCTCTCCTCGTCTGGGCTTCTCGGCTACATAACCCCTTCCATCGGGAACCTCACGTACCTGAGGAGTTTAGACCTCAGCTACAATCTGCTACAAGGCGATATCCCACAGACGATTGGCCAGTTGATGCAAATGTCATACCTTGACTTATCAAATAATTCGCTCCAAGGTGAAATGCCCCGGACAATTGGCCAGTTACCACAGTTAACATACCTATACCTATCGAATAATTCGCTTCAAGGGGAAATCGCACATGGCCTGCGGAATTGCACTCGTCTTGCAAGTGTCAAACTTGACCTGAACAAACTCGATCGACGAATCCCTGAATGGCTTGGTGAATTGTCAAGGATTGAGACCATATCAATCGGGAAGAACAGATTCACTGGGATCATCCCACAATCACTTGGAAACCTCTCGTCGCTGCGGAGATTATACCTCAATGAAAACCAGCTAAGTGGTCCAATCCCTGAGAGCCTTGGCAAGCTCAGAAAGCTTGAGGGTCTAGCTCTGCAAGTAAACCACCTCTCAGGAAATATTCCGGGAACGCTCTTCAACATTTCATCACTCGTCCATGTTGGTCTGCAAATGAATCAACTAAATGGCACGCTGCCCTCCAATTTGGGCCCGAACATCCGACGCCTTATCCTTGCTCTAAACCATTTCACTGGAAGAATTCCGGCTTCCATTGCGAATGCAACCACAACTCAATCCATGGACCTCTCTGGTAACAAAATCAACGGAATCGTGCCTCCAGAGATTGGAACACTCTGCCCAAAATACCTGATGCTCAATCAAAACCACCTGAAGGCAACCAATGTTCAGGACTGggggttcatcactctcctcacaAATTGCACAAGCCTTCGTTGGCTCACACTGCAAAACAACAAGTTTAGCGGTGGGTTCCCGACCTCTGTCGCAAACCTATCAGGGCAACTTGAAGCCCTAGATATCAGATACAATGAAATCTCTGGCAAGATACCAttaggcattggcagctttcccaAACTATTCAAGCTAGGGCTCTCTGGCAACCATTTTACTGGCCCTATACCGGACAGCATAGGAAGATTGACCAGGCTCCAGTTCTTGACACTAGAGAACAACCAACTCTCTGGGATGATACCGTCCTCACTCGGGAACTTAACACGGTTACAACACCTTTCAGCAGATAACAATATCTTAGAGGGACCTCTTCCAATAAGCATTGGAAATCTACAACAGCTTGTCAGTGCAACCTTTTCGAACAATGCGCTTTCAGGTCGACTACCTGGAGAGATCTTtagcctatcatccttgtcatacATTCTGGACTTGTCTAGGAATCATTTTAGTAGTTCTCTTCCGTCCCAAGTTGGTGGCCTCACAAAGCTCACATACTTGTACATCCATGAGAACAACTTATCTGGGATGCTGCCAGACGCTCTCAGCAACTGCCAGAGCTTGATGGAGCTCCGTTTGGATGGCAACTACTTCAACGGTATGATTCCTTTGTCCATAAGTAGAATGCAAGGCTTGGTACTGCTGAATTTGACCAAAAACAGACTCACGGGAGGGATCCCTCAAGATTTAGGACTCATGAATGGCCTGAACGAACTGTATCTTGCACACAACAGTTTGTCTGCAAAGATCCCCAAGACCTTGGAAAGCATGACGTCCCTTTACCGGCTCGACATATCCTTCAACCTTCTTGATGGCCAAGTCCCAGGACATGGTGTGTTCACCAATTTGACTGGGTTCACTTTTTATGGGAATGCTAAGCTTTGTGGAGGTATTCAAGAGTTGCATTTGCCTTCGTGTCCAGCCAAAACAGTTGGGCATGGTCAAAGGATAACCCGAGTCATTCGAAATGCAGTGATCCCAAGCATTACAATCATCTCGGTGTGCTTTATAATGGCAGTATGTTTCTTCTCACTGAAAAATAAATTAAGACTGCCATCAACTTCGGTAGCTCCTTCCTTGACGGGTGACATGTATCCTCGAGTTTCTTATTCCAACTTGTTTCAAGCAACAAATGGCTTCGCAACTGACAATTTGGTCGGTACTGGACGGTATGGATGCGTCTATAAGGGGATGATGACACTCAACAAGTCAGTGCGCACTATGGCTGTGAAGGTTTTTGACCTTGAGCAAGCTGGTTCCTCGGAATGTTTCCTGGCCGAGTGTAAGGCACTTGGCAAAATTCGACACCGTAACTTGATTGGAGTTATAACTTGCTGCTCTTGCTCTGACTTCAAACAGAATGACTTCAAAGCCATTGTTCTCGATTTCATGCCTTATGGGGGTCTTGATAAGTGGTTACATCCAGGCATATATGCATCAAATCCAGTAAAAGTTCTAACACTAATGCAGAGACTGAGTATTGCTTCTGATATTGCTGCCGGTCTAGACTATCTGCACAACCACTGCCGGCCAACAATAGTTCACTGCGACTTCAAGCCCAGCAATATTCTTCTTGGGGACGATATGGTTGCTCATGTTGGGGACTTTGGCCTTGCAAAGATTCTTGCAGATCCAGAAGGCGAGCAATTGGTCAATTCAACGAGTTCCGTAGTGGGAACAATTGGATATGTTCCACCAG AATACGGTGAAGGTAGTCAAATTTCTCCAAGTGCGGATGTGCATAGCTTCGGTATCGTGCTCCTTGAGATGTTTACAGGGAAAGCGCCTACACATCCTATGTATACGGATGGATTGACCTTGCTCGAGAATGTAAAGTCAGCATATCCAGCACAACTGATGGAGATTATTGACCCCTTTCTGCTATCAGTTGAGAAGACACGGAGAGATATCAATAGTTACATGTACTCTGTCACAAGACTTGCACTAGCATGCAGCAGGAAAAGACTAACTGAGAGGCTGTCCATGGGAGATGTCTTAGCTGAGATGAACAAGATAAAGGCTTGCTGTGTTGTAGAAGTAATCAGGGAATGTAGTTCTGAGTGA